The DNA sequence tgcttttttttttttctcccccttaggTTGGGGCAGATGGGCTGATGCGTCTCAGTGGCAGTGCTCTGAATAATGAATTCTTCACCCATGCCGCTCAAAGCTGGAGAGAGCGATTAGCTGATGGTGAGTAGATTTGCTTTCCTAGGTGGTTGGAGAGTTGAGTTCTCATTTTTTTtataggcttttttgtttttctcctacagTTAATGAATGTGAATGTAATCCAGCTTTGCAGTATCTCTGGATATGTTGCCCCCTTCTCaccttttaaaattaaagatgTGTTCTTCTTAGGTGCCATGGGGTCTTCAGAACAAAGTGGCAGAGGTGTAAAGGAATACTAGACTTATCTTTCTTTAAATGGTGGCCTCTGTCTGGTAAAATACAATATTCAGACTTGCTTGAGGTTGTGTGACTATTACCCTTAAGTGGTTGCAGGGAACATATGGATCCATACTAGGATGGAAAGCAGAGCGGTAACATAAAATCTGTCCTTTGTATGTATAGCTTAGCTACTAtaatatgtatattaaaaaaaaaaaattttgcatttgcaaaattgGCTTTGTTTGGAACCGAACTTCAGTCTCTGGCTTCCCTGTAGGTGAATTCACGCATGAGATGCAAGTTCGAATTcgacaggaaatggaaaaggaaaagagagtggAGCAATGGAAAGAAAAGTTCTTTGAGGACTACTATGGACAAAAGTAAGTAATTTCACCTCATCGTTCCTGTTTTATCCAAGGCAGGTGTTGGAGTATCTTTCTGCTTTCTGAGAGCTGAGAAGAAGCAGCATCAACTCCTTGGAAAAACATCAGTTGTGGAATGAAGCATTCAGACTGTGGCTGCAGGGAAATCCTTACATGAAATTGGCTGGTTCACAGTAGGATTTTACAACCCAtctattctttttgttttcaagaCAAGTTAATATTATTAGTTTTCCATAACAAATCTTtacattttctaattttcttcGTTCCCTGTGACAGTAATGCAGGATAGCAAATATATAGGCTATCTCTTTGCAGACTGATTTAACGAGGTTTTGATGAGCGTCTGCTTTGTAATCTGTGTGTTACTATGTATAGCTGTGATAGTACAGCTATAAATAATAGATGATATGCTTCCATTAGGGTGGACTTCACCTTTTAACTAGTTTTATGTTTGCCCCATAGGTTGGGCTTGACCCAAGAAGAATCCCAGGAGCAGAATTTGGTGCAAGAAGATGCTGAGAACAGGACAGGATTGTCTGTTCAAGGAGAAGCAAGACTACAGCGTGGTCCTTCTACACGGCAGAGAGATGGGCACTTCAAGAAACGTTCCAGGGCAGATCTGCGATGCAGAGCCAGGAGGAGCCTGTATAAAACACGTGAACCTGAGCAAACGGAGGCTGACAAAGAGACTGTTTCTGTGCTACCAGATTCTTCGTTTCATAAAGAGACAAAGCCTGAGAGAGATCTAAAGAAAGATGATCTAACAAGTGCTTCTGCTACAGTACTGAAGCCAGAGAGTTCAGAATTGCTTCTCTCTCCAGAGACTTCCAAATTACACAGTAAATCGGAAGATCTGTCATTGGTAACGGCAAACAGAATTCCCAGTTTGCCCCAGGAGAACTTAGCTCGGGAGTCAAAGGACCAGAAGAGGAAATGCTTTGAGGAGGCTGCCTCTGCCTCCTTCCCCGAAAAGAAGCCGCGGCTTGAAGATCGTCAGTCCTTTCGTAACACAATTGAAAGTGTTCACCCAGAAAAGCCACAGCCTACTAAAGAGGAGCCAAAAGTCCCACCCATCCGGGTAGGAAAGAAAATTATACTTGTTCATTATCTGAAGTCTGTCATGCTCAGTAGCatcaaaacaatattaaaatgtcAGGGGTCGTCATCTTCATGGAAGTGAAAGAGTTTCGTTGATAGAGCTGGCTAGGTTACTCTAATTACTACTGTTTGCTATCTTATTTAGGCAGGCaaagaaaggaatggaaaaatcATTCCAAGGTCTTTGCACAAGAGCATGGGGTAACCTTGACTTTGTTAGTTTGCATTTCTGTGGATACAGAAATCGCTTTTGGAACTAGCTGACTTTTTGCAAGAGAGACTTTCAAATCATGTACTTCAGTCTGTCTAGTTTCCCCAGTTTCTATTTGCTGGGGTAGAATCTTAGTGTTCCTTCTGACTTTTCCCTTTTTGACTAGTGGCATCCATCTTGTTAGCTTCACGGTATTCATCTTGATGTATAGGAGACCATTTTGATTTCTGAAGATCTGAATGCAAACCACCCATTTCATATTTGTCTGCTGGCTTTGGTAAAACAGCGTTAATATTAAGTGAGTTTTATGTGCTGCATGATAGAGCAGGTAAACAGAGGTTACGGGGATCGTGCTACCTTTTTATGCTAAAATTTGTCTTTTAGTAGGAATGTTAACCTTTTTATTGAATTCTTATGATAAGGATTACGATGAACAGATATTAATAAAATGGTGAAGTGTTGGaactaaatgtttttctttctttcagattcAACTTTCACGTATTAAACCACCCTGGGTGGTTAAAGGTCAGCCAGCTTACCAGATATGCCCCAGGATCATCCCCAACACGGAGCCCTCCAGCCGGGGCAGGACCGGGGCCAGAACACTTGCAGACATTAAAGCCCGTGCTTTGCAAGCCCGAGCCCAGCGAGAAGCTGCTACAGCCGCCATTGGAGGTGGGGGTGGCCCAGGCGGAGGGAGAAGCACTGACAAAGGAGGTGGTGGAGGAGAATCCAGTAGCCATACAGAGCACAGGAGATCAAAGAGAACTCATGGAAAGTGTTCGTCAGATCTACAACGAACACAATTATTGTCGTCTCTCCATCTAAATGGAGAAAAGGCTAACTCTGAGGTGGCTGCGCAGGTGGCTAACATAAATTCCTTCAACTCTTCAAGACAGGATCCCTTTTCCTCAAAGAGTGAGGGAAGCAGCGTTCTGGAATGCACTGCAGACAGTAGCTCAGGGGAAGCTCAACTCGGTGACGGTTCACCTAGAAGGCAGGTCTGTGATGCTTTGACTGGGTCATCCTTTGACAGTCCAACTTCTGAGAGGCAGGAGGAGAGCCCTGAGCAGCTCCTCTGTGACGTAAGGACCAAAACCCCCCCTTGCATTGCATCACAGGACAGGCAAAGTACAAAGCTGAAATGTGTGGTTCCTCCAGTAAATGGTCTGTCTTGTTCTCAGGTACAGGGAACTGTGATCAGTCCTATGGGAGATAGCCGGATTGTGTCAGGACTGAAAGATGTTAGTTCTCCCATAGTACAGTTGAATTATCATTCCGATGTGAAGAAAAATTCCTCCAGTTGTCCCAGTCTTCTGCCAGAATTGTCATCAGATGGTAAAGAATGCCATGAGCCAAAAATGATACCTAGATTTAGATTTAATGGCTCTGAAACATTTATGGAAAAACGTATCACTGGTAGTGATAACTCAAAAGCAATGACTACTGGAATGGAGAAAGTGGTTCCTGCACTGTGTAACTTTGCACACCTGCAGGCAGAGAAAGAGAATGACAGTAaactaaataatgaaaaacagaacACAGAGTCTCTGGTGAAACCCTTTTTACATGATGATTTCACTTCTCAGAATAGGATAGATGCTTCTGAAAAAGTCCCACAACTGAGGGAGAGGCAACCCAGAACGGAACCAGAAAATGCATGTCAGCTGTTGAGAGAGACTCAAGAGTTCAAGACAAGTGGAGATGATGAAATACAGAGTACGCACAGTGAAACAACAGATACCGCTTCAGATTTTGAAGCTGATGTAGCTGATGAGAATATAGAGATGGATATATGTTTCAGAAATGTCAATTcgagggaggcagctgggaaaGATTCCTCCTGTCAAAGCAATGCTAAGAGATGTGATAGATCTAAATTGTCTGTGGAAACAGATAGTCTTGCCTATGTTGTGGATTTCCCCTCAGTCACAGTGATGAGCAGCCTACCTCTGCCTCAGAGATGGGGGCCACGTGCACCATTGCCCCAGAAACCTGAGAGGCGGCATGTGCCATCAGGTTCTGCTCGGCCCATATCCTCTGTTGAAACCAACAACCCGTTGGTGATGCAGTTGCTTAAGGGGAACCTTCCACTGGAAGAAGTTCTCCCAGTATCTCATTCCAGCATCAAGCTGGAAATCACAGAGCCGCCTCTGGAGAAGCAGTCGGAAAGCCTCTCCTTGCAAACAGAGAGAGGTAGCAGTGGCTATTTTGGCAACGAATCTTCTCAAGATGTAGAAATAAAGACAAGTGCCCTAAGCAGGAGTGAAGACTTGCACTCTACGAGACCTTTTATAGATCCCCAGGAAAAGCAGTGCAGATCAGGGGCAGCACTGCCTAGAGCAGAGGGTATGGAGAATCCATCTATTCCAGAAAAGCATTCCAAAGTTGGTTCAACTTTAAGCTGTCAAGATCAACGGGCAAATGTGGCAAGTGCCTCTCAGAAGCCTGAAGACATGGGCCCTAGGGAAAGAACACTTTCTTCTTGTAGCTTTGAAGAGCAAAAGGAGTTGTCAAAGGTCCATCGGGTGCCAGAGCACAACCCCTTAACAAGTGTCATCACAAGTAAAAGTCCAGAGAAGGTGAATCCATCTATAGGGCCTAGGTTTTTATCTCCAAATGTAATTTCTTTTGGACCAAATCAGACAGGGGGCACCTCAGTCAATAAAAATTATGCTGGAGTTCAAGGCAAAAAACTTTTTGGTTCTGGTTTTCCTTGCAACCCCAGTGTTAGACTACATCACTCAAGGGCTTCGGATCAAGTTTCAACCATGGGAACCTTGTCCCCCAGCAAACAGATTCCTCTGAACAAGAGCTGTGCATCTGGAGAAGGAATGCCAGCTGTAAGGGAAGAATGGACTTCAAAGCAGCACACAAACACCCTgggagaaataaaaaatgagaatgTGTTGGCGTGTGGCAACCCAGCCAAGAATAATGTAGAGAACCGGAAGGATGCAGCACAAAACCCTGTGGAGCTAACTGAGCATTTGCAAAGTGTTCCACTGGTTATGGACTTGCcatttttcaagttttcaagAGAATCTGGAAAAGGACACAATCATCCTTTGGAGCCTTCTTCCATACCCTCTCGGCTCAATATCAAGCAAGCATTTTATGGGAAGCTTTCTAAGCTGCAGCTTAATTCCACCAGCTTTAATTATTCATCCAACACTCCAGCTTTTCCCAGAAGTCTTGCTGGAAGCATGATGCAGCTAACCCACAAAGCGAACTTTGCTGCAAACCATAATACATCCCTTTCTGTGCAGATGTTTGCCGATAGCAGCAGTGTTGAAGAAATATCGTTCAAGTGTTCGTGCAGCCTTAAAGCCATGATCATGTGTAAAGGCTGTGGGGCATTCTGTCACGATGACTGTATAGGGCCCTCTAAGCTTTGTGTATTGTGCCTTGTGGTGAGATAATAAATTATGGCCATGGGACAAATTGTATATTCAGTGTGTGTATTTTGATAATGACTGTTCCTAAAACCTGTACACAAAATACTCTGTTTATAGTAGAAATGCTATTACACTTTGTTTTGGTGAGGAAAGTTGACTTGCCTTCCCACTAAAATCTACAGTGCAAAACCCTTTCTTGCTCACAATTACACTCCAATATCTGTGGGTTGTGCCCCACTGGAGCAATCCTTCTGCTTAATGCTATCATGGAAATACTGATTGTGCTCTGGTACACATGCTGAGGCTAACACCTGATTGAGAGGCAGTTTGCTGTGGCAATCCTTGGACCCTCTGTAGAGGAAATCTTTACATCCAAAGGAACTGGAACAGGGTGTTTTCTATTTAAGGGCTGAGCTAAGTTAGGCCCTACAGTCTTCCACTCTCCCCTTCTGCCATCTCCATTCTTGGTTTGTGCGGAAAGTACCACTGTACAGTAAGTGTAAACAAAAAGCTGTTCTGCAGGTGACGGTTCTGCGCAGTCTTTGAATGCTACAGCAGAGCACAGGAACCAGTAAAGCACGCTGCAGGTGGCTGTAGAGCCATATACAGTTAACCATATCCTGGATGGAGCCAATTCAGAGGACGCAAGAAGCAAAAGGTGGTAGCTGCCAGCTGAATGCCTTCCGCTGGTCTGGAGGAAGATGCGTGGCCCGTGGAACTGTGTGCCTGGCTGAACTCTTGGACCAGCTGATGTGACTGCCTCTTTTGGCCAACTGTTGCTACGAATTAGTGTGAAAAGTCAAAGGTTCCTAGAAGCTCATTTATGTGGCCAGCGATCTCCATGTTGCAGCCCTACAATGAGGACCTTAACGTGACAGCATCTGACCACTTGCAAGTGTCTAGCTGTTCATCTGTGTGATGATCATCTAACATTTAAAGcagtgttctttccttttttttttttttaaatcttttcattCTTGGATGTATAAAGTGAATTATTTGGCTCCTGTAAGTATCCTCTATGCATCTGTTTGATCATGTATTTATATGTTGTACACAGTACTGGCCAACTCTGTAAATGGATGTAATGTACATAGAACATgaagggttctttttttttttttcttgatttttcagGCTCTACAGCAGTATTGCATTAAAATGGTGTTAGTTATTAATCTGCATCTGTAGTCAGAGCCACTGTATTGTCTTGCCTAATGTGAGGCTCAACATGCAAAGGTGTCTCTTGGTTCTGACGGCCTCCCTCTCTGCCCAGCTGTCCGTGCTGTGTTGTGCAGGTAGACTGTGATGTGCAAACTCAAGGATGACCTGCTGGGATTGACCAAGTTGAGTGTACTTTACTGTTCACTCCTCTAAGCTGTTTCTCTGTGGTAGTTGCCGGTTGTTGCTGTAACAGTGTCTCCTAGAGCATTGTTACAGCTATATTGCAAAAAGGTGAACATCCTTGTGCATCCATGGGTTGACTGAGAGCAAAAACATGATTCTTCCTCTCCGGAGCAATTACCTCTCGAGAGTGAATTGCTTCAACGGGGGCAGAAGGCAGCCTGCTGTTTTATTGAAGCAGACAGTAGCAAGGAttgttgttttttactttttttcctgcctgtccCTTTTCTAGCTCTATCCTACCTCCCTTAACCATGcactttttttaatcatagatcTCCCGGTTTGAGGTGCAGTCCTGAGGGATGCGACAAGTTTAGTCTCTGAAATGGTCTATCCTTAATGCATTTGACAGCCTTATATTGCAGACATGAGAGATGGGAACCAATGcgtgtgtgcacacgcacactGGGATGAACTGAACTGCAGTATTAGTGAAGTCTGAGCGGAGGTGTGAAAACCTGCTTACCAAAGATAGGGAGCAGAGCTGGCGTagtctggctctgtctccttTGGGGCCACTGTAGTGTACAGTTTGAAGCCGGTCTGGTTTGCAGAGCCCTCCAGAGGGGGTCTGCTCATGTATGTCCCTTGTGGTATTGGAAAAATAAACACTCTGTAAAACCTCCATTTGTGGTTTCAATCCTCATTTTCTGAAATCATCCTCTGTGCTTTTTAaggcaatgttttttttctttcttttttaactggcAGGAGTGTTCCAGAGCTTTTCAGCTCAGATGATTAGAAAAGGGGCTTGCATTGTCGTCTGAACTTCATTAAATCATTTTTTATGCACTTGCAGATAATTGAAGACAGTGCGCCTACTGCAGTCATTTTGTGTGGCTCATGGGAAATAGATACTCTTAAACTCAGAAAGAAGCAGTTTGGGTATGGGACTCTGCTGGAGCGAAGTTTGCTGTTGTACAAGCCCTTCCGCAGTAACGGTGATTCAGGATACCTGCCTCGCTGTGGGTAATGCGCTATAGACAGGAGTGCTGAGAGCGCCCAGAGTGTTACCAGGCATATCTTTTGTTTCTGCTATTATACGGCTTTTTATGTTACTGTCTTACTAAATTGTTGGATAAGTGgatctgaaaatgttttcaaaagaatGTAACAACTTGATACCAATTAttggtttttttcttaaaactaccTGTAGGCCTAGATTATTGatatgttctctctctctctgtctctctctcttttctaggTAGTAAGCATTTTTGAAATGAATAACATGAATTATTACGTTACGTGTCTCAGTTCTGGTCTCATTGCATGGATCTTCCCCAAGGCAGCTGGTGATCTCATGAATTGGGCAGTAGGACTCTTGGGGTGTCTAGATGCGTACCGTGATGCGTTATATAACTTCCTTACGTTCTCCAGTGCTATGGTTAATAGCAATCCAGTATTACAAACCAGCAGTAATGCTGCCCTGTTCTTTTAATGCCTGTATGTCACTAATTCcagtgtgtttgtgtgcagtagTGAAGCCTAGGTTCTTTGGTCTGCttgctttaaaatatacatatatatatagagagagagagcaataagaagaaaaaagggagcaaAAGCTGAGTATTGCTGCATTTGAGTACAAAGGAAAGTTCTTTTCCAAGCATGGGAGAAGGTTTATGGTTTAAAACTCTGAATTGGTCTCATGTTAGAAGTCAAGATTTATTTATATGTAAACATCAGTCCTGGCTGCAGCTTCCAGTAGCGGCAATTGAACTCGTCAGAAACCTTTTGACCTCGGGTGTCTTCTGAACTTTGGTAACGTGCTGTTTATGAAAGTCGAGCGCGTGTGCTAACAACGGGCCGGCCGTGGGCCGGAGCAGGGGCTGTTGGCGCCAgctttttaggaagaaaaaatgcttttgcgTTTTTGTAGTTCACTGGTGTTCTCCTGAGTCTAGGTGATTTTGTCTACAAAAACAGGTGTGGTTAAAGATGTCCAGGTAATTTAAatatgctaaaaataaataatgcaaaaaataaatagaCTTTACTTAAGTAGGATTTAAAATAGCTAAATAGCTAAAGTCAATAGTTTTCTATTTTATTGGTGTGGTGAATGATGGTGTCAGGATTAATTATCTCTAGAAGACAGGAGCTTGGAGGTTTCAAAAGTAAAACCATGTTACTGTCAGAATTTCGCGCAGAACATAAACAGCTTTTTCCCTGTGATATTTATCTGGTaaataacagatttttctctctcagaaagaccatctcctgcctgctgtttgcACCCGGCTTTGGAGCGCTGCGGAGCGTCACGGCGCAGCAGCGGAAGGGGCCGTGGACAGCCGGGACGTTTTCAAGTCGACCCGACGAACCTGCAGCGCGGAGCCGCTGGGAAGGGCAGGTATTTCCGCGGGTACTGGAAGCGCTCGCGTGCCTGCGCGGCAGGCGGCTGCTGACCGCTGCGGCCTGTGGCGAGGTCTCCCTCGGTCCACTCGCAATTTGGGAGCAAACCTCATGCAGAGATTTAACGTTACTAAAACTTAACTGTGTTATGAAAACACGCTATAACGTGCTTTACCTGGGTATGCTATGAAATCTTAATGTTATCTCTGTGCACGCACACAGGTGCGCGTATATTCGCCGTAACTATTCTACAAGGTACGTTTTAGGATGTCCTGTCCCGGTTGACTATTTACTAGCCCAAATGTTAGGTAGAAGAAGGGATTCTCTCGCTTACTCCCTTTCAAGGACTCGGCAGCAAATCTTCGGGAAAGCCTTGTCTGTTCTGCATCGCAGGTATGTGTATACAAATCTAAGTGTACTCTTTCCTGAAAAGTTTTTAATTGGTTTGACTCGTCTTTCCTGGGTCCTTCTGACTCTCATCCAATCACTGATGCAAATCGGGAGGTTTTTATCTACATGGTACTTTGAGATCAACATTTTACGGATGCAAAGATTTATTATACTTAGTGAATAAAGCTGATacgaaaaatcagtattttccatGAGGAGAGGGAGAACTTTCCACAAACTTCAATGAAAACTccatttttttcacaaaaaacaGACATTTCACAAAATTAATCAATTTTGTCAAAATATAAGTTAAGCATAAAATTTGTGACTAGCCCCACTTATGAGCGCTAATGCTGCTATCTATAGTAACTGTAGCTGTCTGTTAAGGAATGGAAAGCACAGCTTACTTCAGAATTACAGAatgatattttgttttgcttttttttttttttctcctttaagacCTAAATTTAGAATCCGCTTTGGTGGCAAATCGCACTGACCTCTTAGACACTGCGCAGGCTGGGGCTGGGTTACATCTGTGCTCCAGTGAGCAATTGCAAGCTGGTGATGGCGCAAGGTGCAGTGGATGGAAAGCGCCTAGGAAGCAGGAGCTAACAGCACCCCAGCTGTTTGATACGGGAGGAAAAAGCCCTTTTTGTTATACAGTGTTTATTAAGTAGATTCAGTCTTATATATGATATAcagattcaaaagaaaaaaaggattccaCATACTTATGAAATCAGTGCATTTAGCAAGTAATACCATGGAGATAACAGCTTGATTAACAGCTCATTGGTCTTTGTTAAGTGAGGGGAACAGGGAGTTGGCCTGTGCTAATCATTCCacaaacagaacagaattaaGTTGCATCACATATATAATAGACACACATTCtaagaattaaaatattaagcCACATTTACTGGAAAAATCCACAGTATATAACACAAATAACTCTTATCAAGCTCGTTGAGGAGGAAGTGCTCATCTGCTTAAGAGCCACATTAAGTTGCATAGGTGCCTATCTGCAAAAATATCATTTCAAAATGAATCAATTGATTAAGCAATAAAGTGTCACCTTAAAAGCTGGATTAAGTGCCATATGCTTTCTATTTGAGCCCTCTGGAAAGCACTGACTTTCCAAAGAGCTATCTTCTGCTTCGTTTCGGAGCCCCCCGTCTCCCGAGGGAATGTTCTCCTACCATTTTAATGTGGAATTAACATCTTGGGCGATTTAACCATGTTAGTTAAAGTATGTTTCCAATTATGCTGGATGAGTGTTTCCCCCCCGCTTCCTTGCAAACCCCTAGTTGGCTTGATTGCTCTCTTGTTTGAATCCTAAACTGAGCTGAGCAGCTTTCACCTTTGTGCCTCCGATGGCAGGAGGAAGATGGTGAAACAGCAGCACTGCACTATTCTGTCTCTGTTCGGAGTTATTTAGTTAACTTAGCTTCAGACTAATTCTCACTTTGAATTGCAGCCAATTCTTAAACTGACTACTGGAAAAAATATAGTAGCATGTGCAAAAACCAAAACTGCTTATTGTGTTTCAGTTTTGTGGGGTCTTCCTTACGGTAGGTCTGTGTATCAATGCTAGAGTGAGTGAATCTGTGGCTTTATTAAGCAGACGAACTGGGTGAGGTGCATCTTCCTCTTCAACAGCAGGTCTTGCAGAACACACAGGGGCTGGGAGTTCTGTACATGTAAACAGTACACTTTCACTGAGTCCAAAATTAGGAGCAAAAATACAAAGGTTCACATTGGTCTTAGGTAGATACAGGCGAAGAACTGAGCTGTACAGCTCtgaaacaaccaaacaaaagttTCTAAAGCACCACTAAATTATATAAAAATCAGACCATGGACGGATTGTAGTTGGTATTCTGGTGAAATACTATGCTACCTTGTAAAAAGTTTTACAAAAAATTACAAATCAAAAGTATATTAACCCTCTGAGttcaaagcagcatttttttttatttttttttttttaatgaactggtACTAAATCCGACAGCCACTTCTGGGAGAAAAGTGGCCCTTTCGATCGGGGAGGTACAAGTTACATCTGCTTGGAATCCTGGGAACGCTCTCCCATGTTGAAACACTGTCATGGGAACTGAACATCCGGGCAGgatggttgtgttttttttaaaaaaaaaaaggaaaaaaaaagaaaaaaaccctcaatcaCTGATTAGcttttcttaaacaaaacaaagaacatcCAGACCATTTGCTAACCCAGCATTCTCCTTTCACCTCTCAGAAAATCTGGAAAGCCAGTGTATTCTGCTCCTGCTCATTCCTTCTTGTTGAGAATCTAGACTAGCTTCCGAACCCTTTAATGTCTAGTGAGAACACAGGAATGTGGCTGTGAAACAGTCCGGGAGCACAGAAGAGCCACAACTGAGTATGGATCAGTTAAAGAGCACTGAGATGTCCTATGGAGCTCACTCCAAAGAAACTATAAAGCTGCAGCtcacggggggtggggggggatcccTGACCGAAATACGTAGTCAATCCCATTTGTTTCGTAGCTTGTCACAGATGCGGCTGTCACCAGGACTTGGGAAATCTGAGTCTGTACCATTCAGCTGCAAGTTCTGAACGTCAGTTGTTACAACAGGGTGGACTGTTCGCTATCCTTCCTATGCAACCGTGAGGCTCACCTGGCTTCTaccagcagtttaaaaaaagtgtAAGAGCTACTAAACTTTAATACATGCTAAGACAAGTTCAAAGGTGATCTGGtaaagacagctaaaacttgtaTGAATAAAACGTTAAACAAACTAGCTGATGTTGATCTGTTCATAAGCCCCTGGGTAACCTCTTTTTGAGTTAACTGGATGGCAAACTTATGGCTAAATGTTCTCGGTGGCCTCTTAGGGGGAGCAGAGGCAACGACTCTGTTATAGTATCTTAGAGGGAGAGAATTCGGGGACAGCGATTGTCTCTGCCTCTCTTGCTTTAACATTAAGACTTTCACAAATGGCTGTGGTTACATATTTTGTAAAAGGTTTGTTACTTCATGGTAttcacacaaaaataaatatttacataaattcCAAGTATGGGAGGATGCAGTGGACAAACCAAGCAGGCTTGTGAAGTGCTGGGGAAAGCATGAGTCTGAAACCTGGCTCGTGTATGGTGGCTGTTTTTTGATGTCCTGGTCTAGATACCAGCCCCGCTCGCTTGTGTAATTTGGTCAGACAGGATGAAGTACGGGTGTCCTAGAGACGCTTCTGAACAACCATGATGCTCCTTACTCCAGCATTAACTCACATTTAACAAACCACCATCTCATCTCTGCAGGGACACACTGCACAAAATGGCCAGGAATTATGTCCCTTTTTTTCCAACAGCTGGGAAAACTTTAAGGTTTGAGGAAAACAGTCAATGCAATAGTTAATCCCTTCTGGTGCTGGGCCAGGCAAGTCTGTTCTAAAAAGCCAGTGGCTTTCTCTGTTCTAAAACTAAGAATGGGGTATagattttgtttctcttccaGTGTGTTTGGAACATAATTGGTTATAAAG is a window from the Apteryx mantelli isolate bAptMan1 chromosome 18, bAptMan1.hap1, whole genome shotgun sequence genome containing:
- the ASXL1 gene encoding polycomb group protein ASXL1 isoform X2, whose translation is MKEMKQRRKKERTWAEAARLVLENYSDAPMTPKQILQVIEAEGLKEMSGTSPLACLNAMLHSNSRGGDGLFYKLPGRISLFTLKKDALQWSRNLSVPEGEELEDTADAESCESNEASTVSGDNDVSLDETSSNASCSTESQSKGPSTARESYRTASQTTKQKKKTGVMLPRVVLTPLKVNGAHMESASGFTGRHADGESSSTSSSSSSSLALCNAAMRSRTEINRDPPQLLRGIRKPTAGQMKRNRGEDIDFETPGSILVNTNLRALINSRTFNALPSHFQQQLLYLLPEVDRQVGADGLMRLSGSALNNEFFTHAAQSWRERLADGEFTHEMQVRIRQEMEKEKRVEQWKEKFFEDYYGQKLGLTQEESQEQNLVQEDAENRTGLSVQGEARLQRGPSTRQRDGHFKKRSRADLRCRARRSLYKTREPEQTEADKETVSVLPDSSFHKETKPERDLKKDDLTSASATVLKPESSELLLSPETSKLHSKSEDLSLVTANRIPSLPQENLARESKDQKRKCFEEAASASFPEKKPRLEDRQSFRNTIESVHPEKPQPTKEEPKVPPIRIQLSRIKPPWVVKGQPAYQICPRIIPNTEPSSRGRTGARTLADIKARALQARAQREAATAAIGGGGGPGGGRSTDKGGGGGESSSHTEHRRSKRTHGKCSSDLQRTQLLSSLHLNGEKANSEVAAQVANINSFNSSRQDPFSSKSEGSSVLECTADSSSGEAQLGDGSPRRQVCDALTGSSFDSPTSERQEESPEQLLCDVRTKTPPCIASQDRQSTKLKCVVPPVNGLSCSQVQGTVISPMGDSRIVSGLKDVSSPIVQLNYHSDVKKNSSSCPSLLPELSSDGKECHEPKMIPRFRFNGSETFMEKRITGSDNSKAMTTGMEKVVPALCNFAHLQAEKENDSKLNNEKQNTESLVKPFLHDDFTSQNRIDASEKVPQLRERQPRTEPENACQLLRETQEFKTSGDDEIQSTHSETTDTASDFEADVADENIEMDICFRNVNSREAAGKDSSCQSNAKRCDRSKLSVETDSLAYVVDFPSVTVMSSLPLPQRWGPRAPLPQKPERRHVPSGSARPISSVETNNPLVMQLLKGNLPLEEVLPVSHSSIKLEITEPPLEKQSESLSLQTERGSSGYFGNESSQDVEIKTSALSRSEDLHSTRPFIDPQEKQCRSGAALPRAEGMENPSIPEKHSKVGSTLSCQDQRANVASASQKPEDMGPRERTLSSCSFEEQKELSKVHRVPEHNPLTSVITSKSPEKVNPSIGPRFLSPNVISFGPNQTGGTSVNKNYAGVQGKKLFGSGFPCNPSVRLHHSRASDQVSTMGTLSPSKQIPLNKSCASGEGMPAVREEWTSKQHTNTLGEIKNENVLACGNPAKNNVENRKDAAQNPVELTEHLQSVPLVMDLPFFKFSRESGKGHNHPLEPSSIPSRLNIKQAFYGKLSKLQLNSTSFNYSSNTPAFPRSLAGSMMQLTHKANFAANHNTSLSVQMFADSSSVEEISFKCSCSLKAMIMCKGCGAFCHDDCIGPSKLCVLCLVVR